The nucleotide window CAGTGGCCGGGCTGATCAGCGATAAAGTCAGCCTCGGCTTCGTTGCGGCGACCGAGCACCAGGTGTGTAAACACCTGAATGAACACCTGGGCCAATTGCCGGCGGAAGACGAAAAGTCGCGGGCGATTCTGGAGCAGATGCGCGAAGACGAAGAGCATCATGCCGAAAGTGCACTGGAGGCTGGTGGTTTCCGCTTTCCGGCGCCGGTGAAATTCGGCATGAGCCTGCTGGCGAAGGTCATGACCAAGAGCACTTATCGGATCTGACAGAAACGCCCCGTGCTCCAGGCAATGAAAAAAGGCGACTTCCGTCGCCTTTTTTTGTACCCGAAATTTCAGCGCGGCATATTGCGTGCGTAGAAAATTTCCAGCATTTCATGCTTCACACGTTCTTCCACCTGGTCACGCTGTTCAGCAGACAGGTTGCTGGTGGCATCGCCAAACAGGTAGTTGTCCAGCTCGAAGTCCTTGAGCAGCATCTTGGTGTGGAACAGGTTTTCCTGATACACGTTCACGTCGGTCATCTGATACGCGTCGCGGGTGTCTTCGGACAGATAGTTCTGGATCGAATTGATCTCGTGGTCGATGAAGTGCTTGTGACCTTCCACATCGCGGGTGAAACCACGCACGCGGTAATCCACGGTCACGATATCCGAGTCGAACTGATGGATCAGGAAGTTGAGCGCCTTGAGCGGTGAAATGACGCCACAGGTCGAAACGTCGATGTCCACACGGAACGTCGCAATACCGTCCACCGGGTGTATTTCCGGGTAGGTATGTACCGTGATGTGGCTCTTGTCGAGGTGGGCCAGGATGATTTCGGGCAATGGGCCCGGGGACTCTTCGATCTGGCTGTCGGTCGGTGTCACCGGCTCTTCCGAGATCAGAATGGTCACGCTGGCGCCTTGGGGTTCATAGTCCTGACTGGCGATGTTCAGGATGTTGGCACCAATGATATCGACAACTTCCGTGAGGATCTGCGTGAGGCGCTTGGCGTTGTACTCTTTATTGATGTACTCGACGTAGGCCTGCTGGTCTTGCGGGGTTTCCGCATAGCAGATGTCATAGATGTTGAAGCTCAAGGTCTTTGTCAGGTTGTTGAAACCATGGAGCTTGAGTTTGCTTTTCACCGTTTGAAAACTCTCTGTGTATTGCGGCCCGGCCGCGTGATCAAGCATGCCCGTCAGATGCGAACGACGCATCTGCGTAGGACGGTTAACACCTCTTCGCGATGGCGATTTTGGTTGTCTGTCCAGACAAGCGACCGATCAGGAGACCGGCCACTGCCCTGAAAAAAGTGGCGCATTATGCAGACGTCGGCTTCTGACCGCCAGAGCTTGCACCGCTTTTATGATGGTTGAATGTCGATTCAACCCAATTCGATGATTTCATAATCGTGGGTGATTTCAACACCCGCCGCGCCGAGCATGATCGAAGCCGAGCAATATTTCTCGGCGGACAGCTCGATGGCACGCTTGACCTGGGCTTCCTTCAGGGCCCGGCCCTTTACCACGAAGTGCATGTGGATCTTGGTGAATACCTTCGGGTCTTCGGTGGCGCGCTCCGCTTCCAGGAAGGCTTCACAGCTTTCGACCGCCTGGCGCGACTTCTTGAGAATGCTGACGACATCGAAGTTACTGCAACCTCCTACACCCAGCAGTAGCATTTCCATCGGCCGGACACCCAGGTTCCGACCACCGGCTTCCGGCGGGCCGTCCATGACGACCACGTGACCGCTGCCTGACTCACCGAGGAACATGGCTTCGCCAGCCCATTGGATGCGTGCCTTCATCGCCAAGACTCCACTGTCTAAAAAAAGGGTCGCCAGCTTAGCACAGGGCCCCGGCAGGAAAGCCCTTGCCGTAGGTCGCCTGGGCCATCTCCAACCAGGTAAATTCTCGAATCAATTGAGAGTGCCTCTGTTAAGCTGGCGCCCAACCGCTGGCGTATCGCCAGCTCGTAGCGATTTGCCACTCGCTCCCATAAAAAAAACCAGACCAACACACCGCGCAGTATTTCGGGACACAACCATGGTTGCCATTACTCCCACACTCAAGATCAAGAACCTCGACAAGCTCTTGATGCATTGCCAGCGTCGCCGTTACCCAGCCAAACACAACATCATTTGCGCAGGCGACCGTTCCGAAACGCTGTTTTTCATCATCAAGGGGTCGGTCACCATCCTGATCGAGGATGATGATGGCCGGGAAATGATTATTGCGTATCTCAACTCCGGAGACTTCTTCGGTGAGCTGGGGTTGTTCGAACAGGCGGGAAAGGAGCAGGAGCGCAGCGCCTGGGTACGGAGCAAGATCGAATGTGAAGTCGCGGAAATCAGCTATAGCAAGTTCAGGGAATTATCCCTGCAAGATCCCGATATTCTCTACGTACTTAGTGGACAGATCGCACAGCGCCTGCGTAATACCACCCGCAAGGTGGGCGACCTCGCCTTCTTCGATGTGACCGGTCGCGTCGCCCGTTGCCTGCTGGAACTGTGCAAGCAGCCCGATGCCATGACGCACCCCGACGGCATGCAAATCAAGGTCACCCGGCAGGAAATCGGCAGGATTGTCGGTTGCTCGAGGGAAATGGTGGGTCGTGTACTCAAGGATCTGGAGGAGCGCAACCTGGTCAATGTCAAAGGCAAGACCATGGTGGTGTTCGGAACGCGCTAGTGGCCCGTACGGTTAATTTGAGTACACGTATTAGCCACACAGGCCACTAGAGCGCGCTGAGTAAGTCCCGATAAAGCCCCGCGAGCCTCTCCAGCGCGTGGGGAGCCGGGAATTTCTCATGCAGGGCAATGTGGCTCCCGGCACGCACGCGTTGTTCCAGGCCGCAGGCCTCATTGAAGCGGTTGACCGCGGCGACCATCGAGTCGCGTTCGTTTTCCAGCAACAACGCTCCATGCACCAGCCCCACCGGGCGTTGCCCGCCTTTGCTCTGGCGCCAACGTTGAGCAGTGCCGACCATTTTCCGGCCGTCCAGATTGACATTGAATCGCCCGTCGCAAAACGCCCCGTCCACCTCGCCTAGCGAAGCCACACCGCCCAGTTCATCCAGCAACTGGCAGATAGGGTCGCACAACCGCCGATACGCCGTTTCGATCCGGCCGTGGTCGCCTTCGCTGCGGGGCGGTGCATAGACCAGTGCAATATTGACGGTCGCTGCCGATTGCGGCACAGGCTCGCCGCCGGTTTCGCGCAGCAGCACAGGCCAGCCGTTGGCAGCCGAAACTTCGCAGGCGAGTTCGAACCCCGGCAGGCGGCTCAAACGGCGCGGCATCACCAGCGCACGATCATTGGGCCGCCAGAACAGCAGGCCGAACTCGGCATCGCCAGCGCAGATACTGGCCAACAGATCCTGTTCGGCTTGCAAGCCAGCTTCGACGCAAAGAGAAATCACCGATGGCATCGGGTCAATCCAGCGCCGAACCCGTCACCGGAGTCCCACGCTCGGGGAAGAACAGGCGTTGCAATTCAGTCCCCGGACTTTCAGCCCGCATGAACGCCTCGCCCACCAGGAACGAGTACACATCACTGACTTCCATCAGCTCGACATCGGCCCGATTGAGAATGCCACTCTCGGTGATGACCAAGCGATCACGCGGGATACGCGGCAACAGGTCCAAGGTGGTTTCCAGGCTGACCTCAAAGGTGTGCAGGTTGCGGTTGTTCACGCCGACCAGCTTGGTATCGAGGGTTTTCAGGGCCCGCTCCAGCTCGTCGCCATCATGCACTTCCACCAGCACGTCCAATCCTACATCCTTGGCGACGGAGGCCAGTTCGGCCATTTTCACGTCGTCCAGCGCGGAGACGATCAACAGCACGCAGTCGGCGCCCAAGGCGCGGGCTTCCACGATCTGATACGGGTCGACCATGAAATCCTTGCGGATCACCGGCAGCTTGCACGCCGCGCGTGCCTGTTTCAGGTAGTCATCGTGCCCTTGGAAAAAGTCGATATCGGTGAGCACCGAGAGGCAAGTCGCACCGCCCTTCTCGTAGCTGCGGGCAATATCGGCCGGTACGAAATGCTCACGGATCACACCCTTGCTGGGAGAAGCCTTCTTGATCTCGGCAATCACGGCCGGTTGCTTTTTCTTCGCCTGATCGATCAGTGCGTTGGCAAAGCCACGGGGAGCGTCCGCCGCACGCGCCAGGTTTTCCAACTCGGCCAGACTGACCCGAGCCCTGCGCTCGGCCACTTCCTCAGCCTTGCGAGTCAGAATCTTCTCCAAAACCGTTGGCACGCTCATCCTTCGTTCTCCACTTTGAATACGGCAGTAAAGGCACCCAGCTCTTCAAGCTTCTCCCGAGCCAGGCCGGTATGCAATGAATCATGGGCCAGTTCCACACCTTGCTTGAGGCTGCTGGCGTGGTCGGCGGCGTACAAAGCCGCACCGGCATTGAGCACGATCATTTCCGCGGCCTTCTGGCCATTCTCGGTCTTGCGACGTCCCAGGGCATCACGGATCAACTCCAGCGACTGGGCCGGTCCATCCACGGCCAGGCCGTGCAAACTCTGGCTCTTCATGCCCAGGTCTTCAGGTTCGACCCAGTATTCGCTGATCTGGTCATTTTTAAGTTCAGCCACGAACGTCGGCGCCGCCAGGCTGAACTCGTCCAGGCCGTCTTTGGAATGGACCACCAGGACGTGCTTGCTGCCCAGGCGCTGCAAGACTTCCGCCAACGGCCGGCACAACGCCTGGCTGAACACGCCCACCACCTGATGTTTCACACCGGCCGGATTCGTAAGCGGGCCGAGCATATTGAACAGGGTACGCAGGCCCAGGTCACGGCGCGGTGCGGCGGCATGCTTCATGGCACTGTGATGGGTCTGGGCAAACATGAAGCCGATGCCCACGTTATCGATGCAGCGTGCTACCTGGACCGGCGTCAGGTTCAGGTAGATGCCGGCCGCTTCCAGCAAGTCGGCACTGCCGCTCTTGCCCGAAACCGCCCGGTTGCCGTGCTTGGCGACGGTGCAACCGGCGGCCGCGACAACAAAGGCCGAGGCAGTAGACACGTTGAAGATATTGGCACCATCACCGCCGGTGCCCACCACATCCACCACGCCGTCCAGGGTCTTGAGTTCGACCTTGTCCGCCAGCTCACGCATCACCGAGACCGCGCCGACGATTTCGTCGATGCTTTCACTCTTCATGCGCATGGCCATCATGAATGCGCCAATCTGCGCATCCGTGCATTGTCCAGTCATGATTTCGCGCATCACATCGCGCATCTCGTCGGTGCTCAGGTCGAGATGACCAACGATACGCCCCAGGGCTGTCTTGATATCCATGGAAAGTCCTTAGCGCGTGCCGCCGGTTTGTTTGAGGAAGTTGGCGAACAGTTCGTGGCCCTGCTCGGTAAGAATGGATTCGGGGTGGAACTGCACACCCTCGATGTTCAACGTCTTGTGGCGCAACCCCATGATTTCATCCACCGAACCGTCTTCCAACTGGGTCCAGGCGGTCAGCTCCAGGCAATCAGGCAAGGTTTCGCGCTTGACGATCAGGGAGTGATAGCGGGTGACGGTGAGCGGACGGTTCAGGCCTTCGAACACGCCCTTGTCTTCATGAAATACCGGACTGGTCTTGCCGTGCATGACCTGCCGGGCCCGCACCACATCGCCACCGAACGCCTGGCCGATCGATTGATGGCCCAGGCAAACGCCGAGGATGGGCAGCTTGCCGGCGAAATACTTGATGGCTTCGATGGAGACGCCCGCTTCGGTCGGCGTGCACGGACCGGGTGACACCACGATGCGCTCAGGCTTGAGGGCTTCAATCTCGGCAATGGTCAATTCGTCGTTGCGCACGACCTTTACTTCCGAGCCCAGCTCGCCGAGGTACTGCACAACGTTGTAGGTAAAGGAGTCGTAGTTATCGATCATCAGCAACATGGCGTAAGCAACCTATTGAATTCACTGACTTTAAATACAGCCTTCGAAGAGAACCCGCACGGTACTGCGCTTGGCCGGGCAAATCGTGCACCAGCGAAACGGCTTTCAAGCGGGTAAAGAAGGCAAATCGGTACAGGTCCGGCGAGGCCGGCAGAGAACGGTCAGGCGCGCCAACGCCAACGGGCGTGAGCCTTGATCATTTGATCCGGAAGTTTGCTGACAATCGACACGGGGGAAGTCTCGTTCATACGTTCCGGCACAGTAGCTTAGCTGGGCGGAGCGCGCAATATGAGCGACTCGAAGGGTTTGCAAACAATCGTAACGTTCCGGATGGATGGCCGAACGCAAAAGGTCCGGCGCTGTCGTTATTCCAACAACGACAAGACAAAACGGACTTTGCCCATGATCAGACAAACGCTGTTCATACCTGCCACCGCTTGCCTGCTGGCGATGGCCAGCATCCATGCAAGCGCAGCCCCCTACTCCAGCTTCATCGTCTTCGGCGACAGCCTCAACGACGCCGGCCAGCTCACCGACCCCGACGGCCCGCCCGGGGCGACCCGACGCTTTACCAACCGCACCGGCCCGGTCTACCTGGATGGCAGCGGCGAGGTCTATTCCGCCAACGCCACCCAACTGCTCGGTGGACGGCTGGGCTACTCCGCCGACGAAACCGCCGCCTCCACCTCGGCCGCCCGTGCCAGCGCGGGCTTGGCGGATGGCAACAACTGGGCCGTGGGTGGCTATCGCACCGTCCAGATTCTCGACTCGATCATCACCGTTTCCAATACCGGCGAACGCAGCCGTGCCGGTTACCTGGCCAACGGGCTGCGCGCCGATCCGAACGCGCTGTATTACATTTCCGGTGGCGGCAACGACTTTCTCCAGGGCCTGGTCTTGACCCCTCGGCAGGCACAGGACGCCGCGAACCGCCTGGCCAACAGCGTCCAGACCCTGCAAACAGCGGGCGCCCGATACCTGATGGTCTGGCTGCTGCCCGACCTGGGCCTGACGCCAGCCTTGAATGGCACCCCCTTGCAGAATGCCGTCTCGCAGCTCAGCAACCAGTTCAACCAGCAGTTGATCACCCGACTGCAAGGCATCGATGCCGAAGTCATCCCACTGAACATTCCACTTCTGTTGCAGGAAAGCTTCGCCGATCCCACACGATTCGGCTTTGCCAGCGGTACGAATCTCACCGCTACCTGCTTCAGCGGCAACGGCTGCACCGAAAACACCACGTATGGCATCCACAGCGCCACCCCTGACCCAAGCAAACTGGTCTACAACGACTCGGTCCACCCTACCGAAGCCGGACAGAAGCTGATCGCCGACTACGCCTACTCCCTGCTTTCGGCACCGTGGGAACTGACATTGGTGCCTGAAATGGCCCATTCGACGCTCCGTGCCCACCAGGACGAACTGCGCAACCAATGGCAATCGGACTGGGACAGTTGGCAGGCAGTCGGCCAGTGGCGAGCGATCGTCGCGGGGAGCGGCCAGCATCTGGACCTGGACAGCCAGAACAACGGCGCCAGCGCCGACGGCAGCGGCCAGAGCTTGAATGTCGGAGGCAGTTATCGCCTCGACGAAGCTTGGCGCGTGGGGGTGGCCGCTGGCTTCTATCGCCAGGACATGGAAGCAGGCCATAACGATTCGGACTACAGGCTAAACAGCTACCTGGCGACCGCGTTCGCCCAATTCCAGCAGAATCGCTGGTGGGCTGACGCAGCGCTGACCGGTGGCAAGCTCGACTACGACAACCTTGAGCGCAAGTTCGACCTGGGCGTCAACGAAGCCCAGGAGAAAGGCGATACCGACGGCCGTCTCTGGGCATTCAGCAGCCGCGTGGGCTACGACATTGCCCGGCCCGGCGGTGAATGGCACCTGTCACCGTTCATCAGTGCCGATTATGCGAAGGTGCAAGTCGACGGCTACTCCGAGAAGAGCAACCGTTCCACGGCCCTGACGTTCGATGACCAGTCCCGCGACTCGAAACGCCTGGGCATCGGCTTGCAGGGCAAATACAACTTCACCCGCCAGACCCAGGTATTTGGCGAATATGCCCACGAACGTGAGTATGAAGATGACAGGCAGAAGGTAAACATTGCCCTCAACAGCCTGCCAGCCAACGACTTCACGCTCGAAGGCTACACGCCACAGAGCCACTTGAATCGCCTGAACCTGGGGGTCAGCCACAAGTTGACCAACGACCTGGCGCTGCGGGGCGGCTATACATTGCGCAAGGATGATGATTTCACCCAGCAAGGAGTGAATGTCGGGGTCAGCCTGGACTTTTGATCGAAGGAACCTGTGGGAGCGAGCCTGCTCGCGATGGCGGCACATCAGACGATTGTCTTGGAATGTGCCGCCGTCAATCGCGAGCAGGCTCGCTCCCACAGTGATTGTGGCTCACAGATGCAAGTGAACTCAGTCGTTCGAGGTTTGCTCGGCCAGTGCTACGGCACGGAACATCGCCCGGCGCTTGTTCAGGGTTTCTTCCCATTCCAGCACCGGTACCGAATCGGCAACGATACCGCCACCGGCCTGCACATGGAGTTCGCCGTCCTTGATCACGGCTGTCCGGATGGCGATGGCGGTATCCATGTTGCCGTTCCAGGCGAAATAACCCACGGCACCACCGTATACGCCACGCTTGACCGGTTCCAGTTCATCGATGATTTCCATCGCGCGGATTTTCGGCGCGCCGGACAAGGTTCCCGCCGGCAGGATCGCCCGCAAGGCGTCCATCGCCGTCAGTCCGGTTTTCAACTGGCCGGTGACGTTCGACACGATGTGCATCACGTTGGAATAACGCTCGATGACCATCTTCTCGGTGAGCTTCACCGAGCCGACCTCCGAAACCCGCCCGGTATCGTTGCGGCCCAGGTCGATCAGCATCAGGTGCTCGGCGATTTCCTTGGCATCCGACAACAGGTCCTCTTCCAGCGCCCGATCCGCCTCCTCCGTGGCGCCACGAGGACGAGTACCGGCTATCGGTCGCACGGTGATCAAGTTGTCCTCGACCCGCACCAATACTTCCGGCGAACTGCCCACGACGTGGAAATCGCCGAAGTTGAAGAAGTACATGTAAGGCGTCGGGTTGAAGCAGCGCAATGCCCGGTACAAATCGATGGGTGCGGCCTTGAAGTCGATGGACATCCGTTGCGACGGCACTACCTGCATGCAGTCGCCCGCCAGGATGTACTCCTTGATGGTATCGACGGCCCGTTCGTAATCGGCCTGGGTAAAGCTGGAACGGAACACCGGGTCGGCCGCCGCCTGCTTACTGAAATCCAGCCCAGGGCGCGGGGTGATCGGCTGACGGAGTTTTTCCAACAGCGCCTGCAGGCTTTTCTGACCTTGTTCGTAGGCATCGTCCTGGGAAGGATCCGCCAGGACAATCGCGTGCATCTTGCCGGCGAGGTTGTCGAAAACCACCACCGCATCGGAAACCATCAAGAGGATGTCCGGCACGCCCAGGGGATCCGGGTTCGGGCAGGTGCCCAGGCGTTTTTCCACATAGCGCACGCAGTCGTAGCCGAAATACCCTACCAGGCCACCGTTGAAACGTGGCAGGCCGGGAATGGTCGGCACGTTGTAGCGGGCCTTGAAGGTTTCAACGAAGGCCAGCGGGTCTTCGACCTCGTGGTTTTCGATCTCGACGCCATCGTGGGTCACGCTGATGCGATGGTCATGGACCCGCAGCACCGTGCGGCACGGCAGGCCGATGATGGAATAACGGCCCCATTTCTCGCCGCCCTGCACCGACTCGAGCAGGTAGGAGTTGGGCTGGTCGGCCAGCTTGAGGTAGATCGACAGAGGGGTGTCGAAGTCGGCCAGGGTTTCGCAGGCGAGCGGGATACGGTTGTAGCCGGCAGCGGCCAGGCGCAGGAATTCTTCGCGGATCATGAGGTGCCTCGTGGCAAGAGGAGCTGACAGTCAGGTATGCAAACGCGCCGGATAACCGGCCAGGATCAAGTCAGGCGCGCCAACGCCAACGGGCCAGGGCCTTCATGACTTTCATCCAGAGTTTGCGAGTGACCACCACGATGGCGTTTCCAGAAGAGGATTGAACAGCGTCGGGCAACGTTATCTCAGCGGCCGGGTCCAGGCAACCGGGAATTAACAGACGCAGGTCGTCGATCACCAGCGAGGGAAACTCTTCTGCGATCGGCCGGCCGTGGTTATAGCCATAACTCAGCGCCACGCACTTGACCCCCGCCGCTTTCGCCGCCAGGACATCGCTGCGCGAGTCGCCGACGAATAACGATTGGGAGGCCGGGATGTTGGCCATTTTCATGACGAAGAACAGCGCTGCCGGATCGGGTTTCTTCTGCGGCAAGGTATCGCCGCCGATGATCCAGCGGAAGTAGCGGCCGATCTTCATCTGGTCCAGCAATGGCGCGACAAAGCGTTCCGGCTTGTTGGTGATCAACGCCATTTCCACGCCTTGCTTGTGCAGCCACTTGAGGGTCGAGCGCACACCGGGGTAGACCACCGTCAGCGGGTGACTGCCCTCATAGGCTTCGTTGAACAACTCCAACGCTCGCTCAGCCTCGACATCATCGACCCCTTGGGCATCGATGTGATTAGCCAAGGCCCGGCGCACCAGCATGGGCGCACCGTTGCCGACCCAATGGCGCACCGCATCGAGGCCGGCGGGCGGGCGTCCGAGTTTGAGCAGCATGTCGTCCACGGCTGCCGCGAGGTCCGGGACCGAATCGACCAGTGTGCCATCGAGGTCGAACATCACCAGACGCGGCAGGCAGCCGGGGAACAGCTGCTCGAAACCGCTCATGAGCGGGCCAGGGCCAGTTCGGCGCGCATTTTTTCGATGACTTCCTTGTAGTCCGGCGCGTTGAAGATCGCCGAGCCAGCCACAAAGGTGTCGGCGCCGGCCGCGGCGATCTCACGGATGTTGCCCACGTTGACGCCACCGTCGATTTCCAGGCGGATGTCACGTCCCGACGCATCGATCAGCGCACGGGCTTCGCGCAGCTTGTCGAGGGTCGCCGGGATGAACTTCTGGCCGCCGAAACCGGGGTTGACGCTCATCAGCAGGATCATGTCGACCTTGTCCATCACGTACTTGAGCACGTCCAGCGGTGTCGCCGGGTTGAACACCAGGCCAGCCTTGCAGCCGCCCTCACGGATCAACTGCAAGGAGCGATCGACGTGCAGCGTGGCTTCGGGGTGGAACGTGATGTAGGTGGCACCGGCTTCGATGAAGTCGCCGACGATACGGTCCACCGGGCTGACCATCAGGTGCGCGTCGATCGGCGCCGTGATGCCGTACTTGCGCAGCGCAGCACAGACCATCGGGCCGATGGTCAGGTTGGGTACGTAGTGGTTATCCATGACATCGAAGTGCACGATGTCGGCGCCGGCGGCCAGGACGTTGTCCACTTCTTCGCCCAGGCGGGCGAAGTCGGCGGAGAGAATCGACGGAGCAATGGCGAAGGGCTGCATGACGCACCTGTTTTGAGCGAAATCGCGATGGCGCGCATTGTATACCTCAAGATTTGGCGCGCCCACCGTGGCCGACGATCAATACGCCGCGCGGTAGATCTTCTCGATATCCGCGACGCTCAGCTTGCGCGGATTGTTGCGCATCAACCGCTCGATCCCCGCCGCCTCCACGGCCATGGACGGAATCACGCCCTCGGTGACCCCCAGCCCGCTCAGGCCCTTGGGGATCTCTACGGCGCTACACAACGCGGCCATGGCCTCCACCGCTTCGTCGGCCGCTTCAAGATCACTCAGGTGGCCGGTCTTTATGCCCATCGCTTCGGCAATGTCCCGCATACGCTCCACGCAGGCCATCTTGTTCCACTGCATGACATAGGGCAGCAGTAAGGCATTGGCAACGCCATGGGACACGTGGAAGCGTCCGCCCAGCGGATAAGCCAGTGCATGCACCGCCCCGACTCCGGCATTGCCGAACGCCATGCCGGCCATCAGGCTGGCGGTCGCCATATCCTCACGGGCCTGCAGGTGGCCGGGGTTGGCAAAAGCCTTGGGCAATGCGCGGCTGATCAATTTGATCGCACCGATAGCCAGAGCATCGGTGATCGGCGAGGCGTTGAGCGACAGGTAGGATTCGACGGCATGAGACAGGGCATCGACACCACTGGCCGCGGTCACGCCAGGAGGACAGGTCAGGGTCATCTGCGGGCTGACCAGCGCCACGTCCGGCAACAGATAATCGCTGACGATGCCCTTTTTCAGCTGCGCAGCCTTGTCGGACAGGATCGCCACGTTGGTGACCTCCGAGCCGGTACCCGCCGTGGTGGGAATGGCAATCATCGGCGGGCCCTTGCGGGGTACCTGGTCGACACCGAACATGTCCTGCAGCTCGCCGTGATAACCGGCGTAGACGCCCACGCACTTGGCGATGTCGATGGCGCTGCCACCGCCCAGGCCGATCAGGCCGTCATGGCCGCCGTCACGGTAGGCCTGCATGCAGTCTTCGACGATGGCGATTTCCGGGTCCGGCATGACCCGGTCGAAAATCTCGTAGTCGCGCCCGCCCAGGTGTTGCAGGGCCAGGTCCACGGTGCCGGACTTGACCAGCGCGGCATCGGTGACGATCAGCGGGTTATCCACATCCAGCCGTGTCAGTTCGGCCGCCAGTTGCTCGATGGCAGCGGCACCGGTGATCAGTTTGTGGGCGATCTTGAATGAGGAAAGACTCATGTGCGCGGCCTCTTGTTCGAGTATGGGCTGGCACAAGGATAGCTCGGTATTGCGCGTTGTTCTGCCATTCAGCTGCTGAATGCACCACAAACCCAATGTGGGAGCGAGCCTGCTCGCGATGGCGGCAGGTCAGTCAGCACTGATTCGACTGATCCGACGCCATCGCGAGCAGGCTCGCTCTCACCTTCATGCGGTGCAAGCCGTCAGGCTTGGGTGGTAC belongs to Pseudomonas sp. B21-028 and includes:
- the speD gene encoding adenosylmethionine decarboxylase, producing the protein MKSKLKLHGFNNLTKTLSFNIYDICYAETPQDQQAYVEYINKEYNAKRLTQILTEVVDIIGANILNIASQDYEPQGASVTILISEEPVTPTDSQIEESPGPLPEIILAHLDKSHITVHTYPEIHPVDGIATFRVDIDVSTCGVISPLKALNFLIHQFDSDIVTVDYRVRGFTRDVEGHKHFIDHEINSIQNYLSEDTRDAYQMTDVNVYQENLFHTKMLLKDFELDNYLFGDATSNLSAEQRDQVEERVKHEMLEIFYARNMPR
- a CDS encoding OsmC family protein yields the protein MKARIQWAGEAMFLGESGSGHVVVMDGPPEAGGRNLGVRPMEMLLLGVGGCSNFDVVSILKKSRQAVESCEAFLEAERATEDPKVFTKIHMHFVVKGRALKEAQVKRAIELSAEKYCSASIMLGAAGVEITHDYEIIELG
- the crp gene encoding cAMP-activated global transcriptional regulator CRP, which translates into the protein MVAITPTLKIKNLDKLLMHCQRRRYPAKHNIICAGDRSETLFFIIKGSVTILIEDDDGREMIIAYLNSGDFFGELGLFEQAGKEQERSAWVRSKIECEVAEISYSKFRELSLQDPDILYVLSGQIAQRLRNTTRKVGDLAFFDVTGRVARCLLELCKQPDAMTHPDGMQIKVTRQEIGRIVGCSREMVGRVLKDLEERNLVNVKGKTMVVFGTR
- a CDS encoding lipoyl protein ligase domain-containing protein: MPSVISLCVEAGLQAEQDLLASICAGDAEFGLLFWRPNDRALVMPRRLSRLPGFELACEVSAANGWPVLLRETGGEPVPQSAATVNIALVYAPPRSEGDHGRIETAYRRLCDPICQLLDELGGVASLGEVDGAFCDGRFNVNLDGRKMVGTAQRWRQSKGGQRPVGLVHGALLLENERDSMVAAVNRFNEACGLEQRVRAGSHIALHEKFPAPHALERLAGLYRDLLSAL
- the trpC gene encoding indole-3-glycerol phosphate synthase TrpC; translated protein: MSVPTVLEKILTRKAEEVAERRARVSLAELENLARAADAPRGFANALIDQAKKKQPAVIAEIKKASPSKGVIREHFVPADIARSYEKGGATCLSVLTDIDFFQGHDDYLKQARAACKLPVIRKDFMVDPYQIVEARALGADCVLLIVSALDDVKMAELASVAKDVGLDVLVEVHDGDELERALKTLDTKLVGVNNRNLHTFEVSLETTLDLLPRIPRDRLVITESGILNRADVELMEVSDVYSFLVGEAFMRAESPGTELQRLFFPERGTPVTGSALD
- the trpD gene encoding anthranilate phosphoribosyltransferase; translation: MDIKTALGRIVGHLDLSTDEMRDVMREIMTGQCTDAQIGAFMMAMRMKSESIDEIVGAVSVMRELADKVELKTLDGVVDVVGTGGDGANIFNVSTASAFVVAAAGCTVAKHGNRAVSGKSGSADLLEAAGIYLNLTPVQVARCIDNVGIGFMFAQTHHSAMKHAAAPRRDLGLRTLFNMLGPLTNPAGVKHQVVGVFSQALCRPLAEVLQRLGSKHVLVVHSKDGLDEFSLAAPTFVAELKNDQISEYWVEPEDLGMKSQSLHGLAVDGPAQSLELIRDALGRRKTENGQKAAEMIVLNAGAALYAADHASSLKQGVELAHDSLHTGLAREKLEELGAFTAVFKVENEG
- a CDS encoding aminodeoxychorismate/anthranilate synthase component II codes for the protein MLLMIDNYDSFTYNVVQYLGELGSEVKVVRNDELTIAEIEALKPERIVVSPGPCTPTEAGVSIEAIKYFAGKLPILGVCLGHQSIGQAFGGDVVRARQVMHGKTSPVFHEDKGVFEGLNRPLTVTRYHSLIVKRETLPDCLELTAWTQLEDGSVDEIMGLRHKTLNIEGVQFHPESILTEQGHELFANFLKQTGGTR
- the estP gene encoding esterase EstP, whose amino-acid sequence is MIRQTLFIPATACLLAMASIHASAAPYSSFIVFGDSLNDAGQLTDPDGPPGATRRFTNRTGPVYLDGSGEVYSANATQLLGGRLGYSADETAASTSAARASAGLADGNNWAVGGYRTVQILDSIITVSNTGERSRAGYLANGLRADPNALYYISGGGNDFLQGLVLTPRQAQDAANRLANSVQTLQTAGARYLMVWLLPDLGLTPALNGTPLQNAVSQLSNQFNQQLITRLQGIDAEVIPLNIPLLLQESFADPTRFGFASGTNLTATCFSGNGCTENTTYGIHSATPDPSKLVYNDSVHPTEAGQKLIADYAYSLLSAPWELTLVPEMAHSTLRAHQDELRNQWQSDWDSWQAVGQWRAIVAGSGQHLDLDSQNNGASADGSGQSLNVGGSYRLDEAWRVGVAAGFYRQDMEAGHNDSDYRLNSYLATAFAQFQQNRWWADAALTGGKLDYDNLERKFDLGVNEAQEKGDTDGRLWAFSSRVGYDIARPGGEWHLSPFISADYAKVQVDGYSEKSNRSTALTFDDQSRDSKRLGIGLQGKYNFTRQTQVFGEYAHEREYEDDRQKVNIALNSLPANDFTLEGYTPQSHLNRLNLGVSHKLTNDLALRGGYTLRKDDDFTQQGVNVGVSLDF